One stretch of Variovorax sp. TBS-050B DNA includes these proteins:
- a CDS encoding ABC transporter permease subunit translates to MSAPEPAFGLGTLAFRGGGAEGASLPLRTPRVEAPAPRRAASPGAWRSGFAAAVAWFALGVLTLQWPNKPVGFGDWAYTDAFGLAAVAAGALLLAVALLGARAGRVASTLRPAGPWLVALALLLAAWEIATAKLALLPTPFFAPPQSLVETYVDDWRRLGESLWHSARLLAHGFVLGALAGFLTGVTIGWSRIAGYWVHPVLRFVGPVPASALLPLAFFFFPSSYAAAVFLIALATGFPVAVLTWSGVAGVNRNYYDVARTMGASERFLVLRVAVPAALPQVFVGLFMGLGAAFSVLVTAEMMGVKAGLGFYLSWAQGWASYSNMYAALIVMAGLCSGLVTLLFKVRDRVLSWQKGTVKW, encoded by the coding sequence ATGAGTGCACCCGAACCCGCTTTCGGCCTCGGCACGCTCGCCTTCCGCGGCGGCGGTGCCGAGGGCGCATCCCTTCCCCTGCGCACGCCGCGCGTCGAAGCGCCGGCGCCGCGCCGCGCCGCCTCGCCGGGCGCGTGGCGCAGCGGCTTCGCGGCCGCCGTCGCATGGTTCGCGCTCGGCGTGCTGACGCTGCAATGGCCGAACAAGCCCGTGGGCTTCGGCGACTGGGCCTACACCGACGCGTTCGGCCTCGCCGCCGTCGCGGCCGGTGCGCTGCTGCTCGCGGTCGCGCTGCTCGGTGCGCGCGCGGGTCGGGTCGCGAGCACGCTGCGCCCGGCAGGGCCGTGGCTCGTGGCCCTGGCGCTGCTGCTCGCGGCCTGGGAGATCGCCACCGCCAAGCTCGCGCTGCTGCCCACGCCCTTCTTCGCGCCGCCGCAGAGCCTGGTCGAGACCTACGTCGACGACTGGCGCCGGCTCGGCGAGAGCCTCTGGCATTCGGCGCGGCTGCTGGCGCACGGCTTCGTGCTGGGCGCGCTCGCGGGCTTCCTCACCGGCGTGACCATCGGCTGGTCGCGCATCGCGGGCTACTGGGTGCATCCGGTGCTGCGCTTCGTGGGCCCGGTGCCGGCTTCGGCGCTGCTGCCGCTGGCGTTCTTCTTCTTTCCATCGAGCTATGCGGCCGCGGTGTTCCTGATCGCGCTCGCCACGGGCTTCCCTGTGGCGGTGCTCACCTGGTCCGGCGTGGCCGGCGTCAACCGCAACTACTACGACGTGGCGCGCACCATGGGCGCGAGCGAGCGCTTCCTGGTGCTGCGGGTGGCCGTGCCCGCGGCGCTGCCGCAGGTCTTCGTGGGCCTCTTCATGGGGCTGGGCGCGGCATTCTCGGTGCTGGTCACGGCCGAGATGATGGGCGTGAAGGCCGGGCTCGGCTTCTATCTCTCGTGGGCGCAGGGCTGGGCCTCGTACTCGAACATGTACGCGGCGCTGATCGTGATGGCGGGACTGTGCTCGGGGCTCGTGACGCTGCTCTTCAAGGTGCGCGACCGCGTGCTCTCGTGGCAGAAGGGGACCGTGAAGTGGTAG
- a CDS encoding ABC transporter ATP-binding protein, with the protein MVAAVTAGRAGARIDIRGVSHWFDVAAGPLQVLDDIDLSVAPGEFVALLGPSGCGKSTLLRLVAGLEPATAGRIAQDGAPITRPDPSRIVVFQDPTLYPWRSVWDNVALGLQARGVLRAQRARVDEALKLVGLADFARAFPHQLSGGMAQRVALARALVNDPQLLVLDEPLGKLDSLTRIAMQSELVNLWQRAGFSALLVTHDVEEALFLANRVIVLSDRPARVAAEIVVDLPYPRHRGDARLAALRHEALRHLGLDATW; encoded by the coding sequence GTGGTAGCCGCCGTCACCGCCGGGCGCGCCGGCGCGCGCATCGACATCCGCGGCGTGAGCCACTGGTTCGACGTGGCCGCGGGGCCGCTGCAGGTGCTCGACGACATCGATCTGAGCGTCGCGCCCGGCGAATTCGTCGCGCTGCTCGGGCCGAGCGGCTGCGGCAAGTCGACGCTGCTGCGGCTCGTGGCCGGGCTGGAGCCCGCGACCGCCGGACGCATCGCGCAGGACGGCGCGCCGATCACCCGGCCCGATCCGTCGCGCATCGTGGTGTTCCAGGACCCGACCCTCTATCCCTGGCGCAGCGTGTGGGACAACGTGGCGCTCGGCCTGCAGGCGCGTGGCGTGCTCCGCGCGCAGCGCGCCCGCGTGGACGAGGCGCTGAAGCTCGTCGGCCTGGCCGATTTCGCCAGGGCCTTTCCGCACCAGCTCTCGGGCGGCATGGCGCAGCGCGTGGCGCTCGCGCGGGCGCTGGTCAACGACCCGCAGCTGCTGGTGCTCGACGAGCCGCTCGGCAAGCTCGATTCGCTCACCCGCATCGCGATGCAGAGCGAGCTCGTCAACCTGTGGCAGCGCGCCGGCTTCTCGGCGCTGCTGGTCACGCACGACGTGGAGGAGGCGCTGTTCCTGGCCAACCGCGTGATCGTGCTGAGCGACCGGCCCGCGCGCGTGGCGGCGGAGATCGTGGTGGACCTGCCGTATCCGCGCCACCGCGGCGACGCGCGGCTTGCCGCGCTGCGGCACGAGGCGCTGCGGCACCTGGGGCTCGATGCCACCTGGTGA
- a CDS encoding ABC transporter substrate-binding protein, producing MTAFPSRRSVLRAGGAAAVVAAGGLIASQAFSQSARKLTFAWNAAAFCLSPVVVAQERGYFERNGLQVELINYTGSTDQLLESLATAKADAAVGMIHRWLKPLESGFDVKIVGSSHGGCVRLVGAKSAGATSLASLRGKIIGVSDIASPGKNFFSILLAKNGIDVERDVTWRQYPADLLDIAVQKGEIHAIADGDPNVYLIEKRNKGAFVELASNLSGEYKDKVCCIVGARGELVRKDKPTVAALVRAIVQASDYVAENPNESARLFAKYSPKVPVEDLRALLGTLTHAHHPLGRKLRDEVEFYARDFRGVGVLRKTTDPVRFADHVSFDPLA from the coding sequence ATGACCGCATTCCCTTCCCGCCGCAGCGTGCTGCGCGCCGGCGGCGCCGCCGCCGTGGTCGCCGCCGGCGGCCTGATCGCGTCGCAGGCGTTCTCGCAGTCTGCGCGCAAGCTCACATTCGCATGGAACGCCGCCGCCTTCTGCCTCTCGCCCGTGGTGGTGGCGCAGGAGCGCGGCTACTTCGAGCGCAACGGCCTGCAGGTGGAGCTGATCAACTACACCGGCTCCACCGACCAGCTGCTGGAATCGCTCGCCACCGCCAAGGCCGACGCCGCGGTCGGCATGATCCACCGCTGGCTCAAGCCGCTGGAATCGGGTTTCGACGTGAAGATCGTCGGCAGCTCGCACGGCGGCTGCGTGCGCCTCGTCGGCGCCAAGAGCGCCGGCGCCACGAGCCTCGCGAGCCTCCGGGGCAAGATCATCGGCGTGTCGGACATCGCGAGCCCGGGCAAGAACTTCTTCTCGATCCTGCTCGCGAAGAACGGCATCGACGTCGAGCGCGACGTGACCTGGCGCCAGTATCCGGCCGACCTGCTCGACATCGCGGTGCAGAAGGGCGAGATCCACGCCATCGCCGACGGCGACCCGAACGTCTACCTGATCGAGAAGCGCAACAAGGGCGCCTTCGTCGAGCTCGCGAGCAACTTGAGCGGTGAATACAAGGACAAGGTCTGCTGCATCGTGGGCGCGCGCGGCGAGCTGGTGCGCAAGGACAAGCCCACCGTGGCCGCGCTCGTGCGCGCGATCGTGCAGGCTTCCGACTACGTGGCCGAGAACCCGAACGAATCGGCCAGGCTCTTCGCGAAGTACTCGCCCAAGGTGCCGGTGGAAGACCTGCGGGCGCTGCTGGGCACGCTCACGCATGCGCACCATCCGCTCGGGCGCAAGCTGCGCGACGAGGTCGAGTTCTATGCGCGCGATTTCCGCGGCGTCGGCGTGCTCAGGAAGACCACCGATCCGGTGCGCTTCGCCGACCACGTCTCGTTCGATCCGCTGGCCTGA